One genomic segment of Paenibacillus durus includes these proteins:
- a CDS encoding radical SAM protein has protein sequence MHFLSGCGGQSPPSSNVPDRDIVFAVKDEPGQIDGKVVFALANESRHPCYDEMAHHYFARMHVAVAPKCNINCNYCNIKYDCVSESRPGVVSKVLTPQEAYAKVRSTLASLPQLTVVGIAGPGDPLANPRETFETFGLLSEGLPDLQLCLSTNGLKLPDYSEDIVRHRISHVAVTVNAVDPQIGAEVYRAVFFRGKAYRGREAAELLLHNQLEGIRRIARSVA, from the coding sequence ATGCATTTCTTGTCTGGCTGCGGCGGACAATCGCCGCCAAGCTCTAACGTACCAGATCGGGATATCGTCTTCGCGGTGAAGGACGAGCCTGGACAAATTGATGGAAAGGTGGTATTTGCGTTGGCGAACGAATCACGCCATCCTTGTTACGACGAGATGGCGCATCATTATTTTGCCCGCATGCATGTGGCGGTAGCGCCGAAATGCAATATCAACTGCAATTATTGCAATATCAAATATGACTGCGTCAGCGAGAGTCGCCCCGGCGTCGTCAGTAAGGTGCTTACGCCGCAGGAGGCTTACGCCAAGGTGCGCAGTACGCTGGCTTCGCTGCCGCAGCTGACTGTGGTCGGCATCGCAGGACCCGGCGATCCGCTGGCCAATCCGCGGGAGACGTTCGAAACCTTCGGCCTGCTGTCCGAAGGCCTGCCCGATCTGCAGCTGTGCCTCAGTACCAACGGGCTGAAGCTGCCCGATTATTCGGAGGATATCGTCAGGCATCGCATCTCCCATGTGGCCGTCACGGTCAATGCCGTCGATCCGCAGATCGGGGCGGAGGTATACCGCGCTGTGTTCTTCCGAGGTAAGGCCTACAGGGGCAGGGAGGCTGCAGAACTGTTACTGCACAACCAGCTGGAGGGCATCCGGCGGATCGCTAGAAGTGTGGCGTAA
- a CDS encoding NifB/NifX family molybdenum-iron cluster-binding protein — translation MLIPGVNDSHLIKVTEAVKAAGACSHNIMPLILSPGSVYEKEGRKEPAPSLTLQVQARSEAVMPVMRHCRQCRADAVGLIGEDLGVKTGNAPAREYDPAAREELLIRLDRTTAEHKRREANEGEQGERGSMRIAVATRGGGQVNVHFGHAREFLVYEVSGQEQKLLGVRRIQAYCNGKAECGEADKEAILDETVALLQDCSIVLCATIGPGPAERLARAGLTALAREGEIGKLLEQCAKYHRFFSSISCSPPSACPSAAQQR, via the coding sequence GTGCTGATTCCCGGCGTTAATGACAGCCATCTGATCAAGGTGACCGAGGCGGTCAAGGCGGCAGGCGCTTGCTCCCATAATATTATGCCGCTGATTCTCTCGCCTGGCAGCGTATATGAGAAGGAAGGACGCAAGGAGCCCGCTCCTTCGCTGACGCTTCAGGTGCAGGCGCGCAGCGAGGCGGTTATGCCGGTCATGCGGCATTGCCGCCAATGCCGCGCCGACGCGGTCGGGCTGATTGGCGAAGATCTTGGCGTCAAGACCGGAAACGCACCGGCCCGGGAATATGACCCGGCAGCACGCGAGGAGCTGCTTATCCGGCTGGACCGGACGACCGCGGAGCACAAGCGGCGCGAAGCCAATGAGGGAGAGCAAGGAGAGCGCGGCAGCATGCGCATCGCCGTGGCGACGCGCGGCGGGGGCCAGGTGAATGTACATTTCGGACATGCACGCGAGTTTCTTGTCTACGAGGTATCAGGGCAAGAGCAGAAGCTGCTGGGCGTTCGGCGGATTCAGGCTTACTGCAACGGCAAGGCCGAATGCGGGGAAGCGGACAAGGAGGCGATTCTGGATGAGACGGTGGCGCTGCTGCAGGATTGCTCCATCGTTCTCTGCGCCACGATCGGTCCCGGACCGGCCGAGCGGCTGGCCCGCGCCGGTCTGACAGCGCTGGCGCGAGAGGGAGAGATCGGCAAGCTGCTGGAGCAGTGTGCCAAATATCATCGCTTCTTCAGCTCCATCTCCTGCTCCCCACCTTCAGCTTGCCCGTCCGCTGCGCAGCAGCGGTGA